Part of the Musa acuminata AAA Group cultivar baxijiao chromosome BXJ2-7, Cavendish_Baxijiao_AAA, whole genome shotgun sequence genome is shown below.
TATTACATGATTGacctattttatttattattattattattatattttttttattttatattgcttaatgcataaatatattatgatattcatgGATATATGCACTAAGAATCGGATTatcataagatcacgataatgagatcgattcacctttaaacacagaccgtaaataattttggtcataggttactcgaaagggacatcaagataatttgATATACTGGTGTGTGTATGCCCGTCCATACaatggaggtggttggtcttatgactgcttgtgtggggatactGAGGTTACAATGCATGtaatcattggagaatgagtttatcgATTGtcccgctcacggaatgctataTAGTTgacgatacctcattgttagacaataaTTCCATCATTCCAGTGGTATACCTGATCCTtggacttaagacactaaggataccctgtatgagtactccactttttgataccatacttataggtttgaaagtttcaaatctagtacaaccgctcattggaagtgacaactaatcttacaagagctattgagtattaatagaggatcatccgttctcgatatcataagaggaatatctcatgtattcttgcgcaAACAAATCATTGgttaaggtcattcagattgagtggTATACCAGTGGTATACCTGATCCTtggacttaagacactaaggataccctgtatgagtactccactttttgataccatacttataggtttgaaagtttcagatctagtacaaccgctcattggaagtgacaactaatcttacaagagctattgagtattaatagaggatcatccgctctcgatatcataagaggaatatctcatgtattattgcgcaaacaaatccttggttaaggtcattcagattgagagaaaaaaaattcttcGGTCGAATCCAATTAGAACGAGACTCAAGGAAAAactatatatccctgaattcctatagattTATGAGATACTCAAGGAGAAATCATATATCCGATTactcaaaaataaattatgataaaattattatgataaaaataaataccTTGTAGATATTTTTACCAAGCATTTGTCTTATCAATAATTACTTGTATTTCAATTTAAGATTAATATATGGAGCATCAAGGATATATTAGAAagcatattataaaaataaaataaattatgataaaattattatgatcctctatcaatattttgataataagtcAAGATAGCCGATTTTTCTAAGACCAAAGTATCATTTCTCATATAATTAAGTCTCTCTCAAATAAAATCATGCCGATAGAGACGTGATTTATAAGATGTGGTATTAAGATGTGTACCTAGAAGAAGGATACTATCTATACAGCGATTCCGTATAAAGAGAAGTCAGATTAAAGTAAAACTCTTGTCCTCCCACAACCTTTGTTACCTGCTGCAACAGGAAACTACACTAGCAAGAAAACAGTGATCAAACACCGTCGTCATTTGTGCTTTGGAGACTATGTTTTGGTAGCTTCCTAGCAATGGGGGAAGGCTAAACATACACGCAACATTAAGTCATGTTCGAGCTGTCACAAGGAGACTGGCACCTTCCAACCAATGTGTCAATCAAATTATTGCGAGATTGCAACAGTCCAAATCTGCCTTGCAAGAGAATCTAAAATAATCAGAACGACGCGATGATGACGAAGAATATACACCAGAAAGCACACCAAGTTTATCCTGTCCATGTTATACTAATAATATAGAGACCACATGAATTAAAAGCACCAAGCGATTAGAGTACTCGGTGGTGCCTATGCTAATTTTGTAGGTCATATACAGCATCAACGGTGGCTTTAAGATACACCAGGACATTACTGGCATGTCTTAGTTTGTCTTAGTGCTTAGCAGTATCCATTAGAGATCGATCAAAGCCGCCCATGTGGGACGAAGAATAGAAGCTCGGACGCAGGCTTCAAGTTTAATTCAAGTGCTTTGTCCTCTTTCGTAGGATTCCTTGGGCACAATTTAGCATCATGTTGCGACCTCTTACTTTGCAGCGAGGTAATCACCCCAAGATGGTTATGAGTTGCTTGCGTTCTGAGATGACACGGTATGGTATATGTCGCTGCAGTTGAAGCTCGTATCCATTCTCTCCTGCTCGCTCTCTGTAGTCTGTAGACAGGGGCATGATGATGATTGCAGCACCGGCTTCCAGAGGAATAACAAAGATTAAGACCCCACACCATATTCCCCACCGACAGACGAGCCCATGAAACGGTACACACAGTTCAACATTGGATTCACTTGGTACGCAATATCTTAAGAATCTAATAACACACTCACTCTCTCCAATACAAGATCGGAAAAGAACAATACCGTGGCACAAATCAGATGCCGAAGCTGAACACCGAACGCTTACAGCATCACTCTCGAAGGAGTAGAATCAGCAAGCTGTTTTGCTAATAACTCTGGCAAGAAAAGTAGAGACAATTATCATCTTGTATTCCACTGATAAATTAATTACTTACGTATTCTGTAAGAAAGAATGTGATGTACTTTTACCATAAAATAGTATGCTGCTGTTACCGTCATCCTCAAAAAGTGTACCACTTCATCAGCCACTCGTTTCTATACTGCGACATCTTGAAAGCACTCCTGCACTAAAGCATCGACATTGACAGGCATTAACAAAGATGAAGAGAACCGAGTCATCTAACACCAGGAGATCAATTTCCAGATAATAATATAACTGGGGATCTCTAAGCACACACCAGTCGCTTAATGGACCTGTGCACCATTGCTTAACAAATATTAGATTGCCCATATCCAACATCAACAGGATAACTAAAAAGGAGTGTCATCTACAACAGCAGTGCGAAAAGATCTTATAGCATCCCTAGATATCTGTTAAAAAGAGACAGATGAATCCCCCAGATATAAATAATGCACCAGAACAGGTAACACATTGGTCACTGGTAATATAAGTATACATGAGCCAACAGAAAGAGAAGCACAAAAGTTAACAATGACGATCATATCGAACTGTTACACACATGACCTCAGAACCTCAAGGTCCTAAAGCTAATCGCGACAACGACAATATGAGAAAAGCAAGTTAATCATAACATACTGTTGTGGAAAAAAAAGCAAGAAACTCCTAGGTCAGTCAAAGGATAATGCCTTCAAAAAACAAAAAGTCAATAATACAACCACCATGCAATCATTACTCTCTTGAATCGAAAGTACTACTGCAAACTTAACCAAGCAAATACTAGAGCCACCAGACAGAACAAAGAACTTGCTTTGCACAGAAGCAGTGAGCATACAGATAAGGCAAGAAATACTGCTAACATGGCTATAAGCCAAATAGAAATTGCTGGTGAAACAAATTCGGTGCAGCAAATCATTACATGGCTAAGAACCAAACACAAAATGCTGGTGAAACAGACTCTGTTTATGCTCAATTTAACAAGTGCCAAAGGTTTGTAACAGTGATAAAGGCCCATATAAGTAAGATAGTCGTGGGTATCTAACAGATAGTAGTGCCACAAAGGCTAAATAATAGGTTGACACAGTACACCTTCCGTTCAGTTTATAGATGTATTTCTACGGATATTTCTCGAACTGTGATTCATGGCAGTGAGGATCCAGCCAGTCTCGCGGGGAGCTCCTCAGCATGGTGGCACTGCTTACCTTACCACCCACAAGCTGTTGAAGTGTTTCTACTTTGTTCTCACGGCCAGTTCCAGAATATCTACGATCCGCTTCCTTTAGCTTATGCTTAAAGCTCGGTTTACGCCCAGATGCTTTGACCTCTTGCTGCTTGGCTTGAGAAGGTGGAGCACCGTGAGGTCCCAAGTAGATTTTCTCAGCTTCTATGGTGGTCTGTTATAGCATATATATTATTTGGTCAAAGTGAAGTAGGTAAATATATACTGTTGGAACAACTTAGTGCAGGAAAACCCAACACAGAAATGACTATCCACAAAACAAACATTCAAAGACTAACCGTCGCAGGAGGTTTAGAATCCGTTACTCCAGGCACATTTGTGTCAGAAGGATCAGAATCACCGATTGTCAAGCTTGGGATCACAAATCCATCAGTATCTGTGGCACAGATCTAACAATTAGTGCTACACAACAGAAAGGATACAGTACACCCACAATGGTAAAATATATATAGTTAGCTGACATCTTTTGTTCTGTAATGACCAAGTAGAAGAGGATACCGTACACCCACAGTGGTAACAAAGTGAAGGAAAACATATATCAAGAGAAACATATTATCCCacgtaaaaaagaaaacaaaggtttcattaataatatcatcaatcaacaaacaaggaatcaCTTAAAGTGAGCAACACACCAATTTGTCAAAAATAATAGCACAACAGTTGTATAATTCCATGAGCATCTTCCTTCAGAGAAAAAATAACCAACTAAGCAAAATTGAAAAATGACAGTTTGTTTCTCCAAGATTCCCAGGATTTCAGTTACATGGGAAGTGTGTTAAGTTTCAGGGACATCAACAATCCTAAAGAAAAGTCTTCATGAAGGAGCCTTGAAATTAAAGCCAGGAAGGTCAAAGTTTGTTAAATaacaacattaaaaaaaatgttCAGAAGATAAGAAGTAATGGCTTTAATATTATTTCAGTTATGCTTCTCCAAAAGATCAGATTCCATTAAGTGAGGACATGCTTGTTTATCTATAATTTTAGTTAATTATAATTGGAAACCAACAACGCAAGGCAGGATTTTTGGTTGCTTACATGTAGCAGATACAAATTAAATTTGCTTTTCTGTTGCAATTGTAAAGCCAAGTTGTTGTAGCGCTTGCCTCTAGTTCCACCTATAGCCAAACTGTTCTAGAACGTTAATATAGCTGCCAAAATATGAAAGATAATGAAGCTCTTAGCCTTCttcaattaatcttttgatgtctaCAACTATAGTTGGTACTCATTCCAGTAAAACACAGAGATATCAAATTTCTTGTCTATCCATAACCAAGTCCACATTTTTATCATTGGTTTGTCTTTTCACAATCTACTAAAGCAGCAGCTCCATAGGAAAGCAAATGGAAatagtatttttaattaatattctGTGCCGTGATTCTGTATAGAGACACAGGACATGTTATAACAATGTCTTCTGTGCTTCCTAATTTTAGCTTTTAGCACAAGCAGTCAAAGCTGATTGATAGACATTGAATAGTGTACAAAACTTGAGAGACAAGTTTTAAAATTTAGCTTATAGTCAGTGGTGCTCAAGTTAATACAAAGTGGTTGCATGCCGCAAACTATTGTTCGCAGATTATGATTCCAAACACAATGGAATAGATAAAGACCGAGATGATTTGTTGTTTGGGTCAGGGTGGACAGCAGGAGGAGGCTTGCAGGAAAATGCCTTGGATTGTAGATTTCAA
Proteins encoded:
- the LOC103992931 gene encoding uncharacterized protein LOC103992931, producing the protein MDPSLNQPSPEVEEAEWDTDGFVIPSLTIGDSDPSDTNVPGVTDSKPPATTTIEAEKIYLGPHGAPPSQAKQQEVKASGRKPSFKHKLKEADRRYSGTGRENKVETLQQLVGGKVSSATMLRSSPRDWLDPHCHESQFEKYP